In Paenibacillus xylanilyticus, the genomic window CTTCTTCAGGCTCATTCGCTGGTGGTGGCTGATTACTGATCTCTGGCTCAATGGATGGCACGACTACGGTGCCATTTTTGGCTTCAGCGTAGGTAACCACGTACGTATCCAGAAATTGACCATCCCGATATACAGATACAGCACCATTTTCATTCGGAGCCAGAACAAGCGGAATGGTTAGGGCCTGATAGGACTTGTTAATGGTACGCGTTCCCCATTCCTGGTTCTTGCCTCGGGCATCCTCAAATGTAATCCGGATTTTGCTGTTCTTGCCCTCTTCTTTTGGCGAAACATTGATATTGAAGGAATACTCCAATGCCTCAGGCGGATATCCGGTGCTGACGAAAATGGTAATTTTGTCACCAGGTTTCACATCGGTTCCAGCTTCCACAGGCCATTGTTGGGTGACCTTCCCTTTATCAACCGTATAGCTCGGCTCTTCCTGAACCTGAGCCAGAACCAGTCCGGCAGACTTGATCATCTGCTCTGCTTCGTTGCGGGTGCGATTTTTCAAATCTGGCATCTTCACAGTTTCCGCGCCTCTACTGACGGTTAAGACAATTTCGGTCTGTTCCGGATCAAATTCTTGATCGGCCCCAGGGGTCTGGGAAATAACCAAGCCTGATGCAACGTCATTAGAATATTCATCTTTACGTTTGATCCGATCCTCACTGATTCCCAGATTCGTCAGATCCTTGACCGCATCCTCGTAGGAATCACCTTCGACGCTGATCATTTTGGTCAGTTCCTTTTCAGCTCCAACACTAAGTTGAATTTCCGATCCTGCCTTGACCACATCACCTTCGTTTCGGCTTTGTTCGAATACGATACCGGGATCGACACCTTCCTTATACTGCCGGATGACATCATCGCTCACAACCAAACCTTCATCCTGTAACATCTGGCGTGCCTTTTCTTCAGTCTGGTTTACGACATTTGGCACTTTCACTTCAGGCACAACGAGCATGCCTTTGACGTACCACACAACACCAACCATGGCAATTAGAATTAAGACAGTCAATGAGATCAATAGTGTTGGTTTTTTCCAGTTTTTCGTCTTGGGCTTGCCTTTATGGTTCTCCTCGTCCGATTCCATGACCGGAGCCGCGCCCGTAGAAGTAATTCCACGTGGTTCCGGTTTGATGGCAGGCATGACACGGGTCTGATCCACATCATCCTCATCCGGGAAATCGATCTTGTTTTCATTGCGACGCTCTGGCATCAAACAGGTTTCCAGATCGTTCTGCATTTCCTTGGCCGACTGATATCGCTCCTGCGGATTTTTTCGCATGGATTTCAATATCACATTTTCCACACTTTGCGGAATCAGCGGGTTGAATTTGCGAGGTTCATCAAATTCTTCCTGCAGATGCTTCAAAGCAACACTGATCGGACTCTCGCCGAGGAACGGAAGCTGCCCAGTCAGCATTTGATAGAGTACGATACCGAGAGAATATAAATCCGACTTCTCGCCAGTAACAATTCCTTTGGCATGCTCTGGTGAAAAATAGTGCACCGATCCGACTACGGAACCAGTCTGTGTAATCGTTGTGGAGGTAACCGCTCGGGCAATCCCGAAATCGGTAACCTTCACACGGCCATTTCGGCCAA contains:
- the pknB gene encoding Stk1 family PASTA domain-containing Ser/Thr kinase, which produces MIGHQLGGRYEVIERVGGGGMALVYKAQDLLLNRNVAIKVLRQQFVHDEEFIRRFRREAQSAASLSHPNVVSIYDVGQEDDVHYIVMEYVEGKNLNEIIKERAPLQVDEAVRIASQIADALDHAHHNQIIHRDIKPHNILIGRNGRVKVTDFGIARAVTSTTITQTGSVVGSVHYFSPEHAKGIVTGEKSDLYSLGIVLYQMLTGQLPFLGESPISVALKHLQEEFDEPRKFNPLIPQSVENVILKSMRKNPQERYQSAKEMQNDLETCLMPERRNENKIDFPDEDDVDQTRVMPAIKPEPRGITSTGAAPVMESDEENHKGKPKTKNWKKPTLLISLTVLILIAMVGVVWYVKGMLVVPEVKVPNVVNQTEEKARQMLQDEGLVVSDDVIRQYKEGVDPGIVFEQSRNEGDVVKAGSEIQLSVGAEKELTKMISVEGDSYEDAVKDLTNLGISEDRIKRKDEYSNDVASGLVISQTPGADQEFDPEQTEIVLTVSRGAETVKMPDLKNRTRNEAEQMIKSAGLVLAQVQEEPSYTVDKGKVTQQWPVEAGTDVKPGDKITIFVSTGYPPEALEYSFNINVSPKEEGKNSKIRITFEDARGKNQEWGTRTINKSYQALTIPLVLAPNENGAVSVYRDGQFLDTYVVTYAEAKNGTVVVPSIEPEISNQPPPANEPEEGGGGDEGSVDGNQEGEPDSTPADGEEDNESEDTSAMNNGKGKDKGHGKDKKSEVVNATSRP